The Juglans microcarpa x Juglans regia isolate MS1-56 chromosome 2D, Jm3101_v1.0, whole genome shotgun sequence DNA window cactcttttttaaaataaataaataatatttatatactccaaaataatatataacattatcatCCTCTACATAATACTGATACTAAAACCAAACAAATGGAATGGAAGCATGATTGGAGCATGATTCGATGAGCTTCACCAGACTCTGGCCAATGAGGGAGCCATTCCATCCCATCGTACGATCATTATTGATTTGGGATGAGACCATTGGAGGGAAGGAGGACGTGTGGTGGTGGGTACGGCTCAACCCTAACACAATGAATTATCATAtcacatctttttcttttttaacattaCTAGCCTCATTTTATTAACAAAGCAGTATTagactttatatataaattaataataatattaataatatgaaatttcCTTTGCTTCCCTCTCACGGTCTCGCCCTCTTTTCTGAACTACCCTAATCacctaggaaaaaaaaaaaaaaacctcatccgcttatctattctctctaattcttaaatcagaaaaacaaaagaaaacaaaacagtCTCTGACACACGACCAGAAGTTTTAAGCGAGTAGTAAATAGAAGCACTCGCTTTTGTTGTCGGACAGATGTCAAAAGAGATTAGAGAAGCATTAAGGACCGTTTAAtcgttaaaatattttattttatcttatcttaatttatcattataaatttatataaaaatataataaataatttaacttttttaaaattataaaataataataatattaaaaaataatattttatttcatttaattcatcttatatcTGCTTACTGACACACGGAGACGTAGAGTCAAGTGCCGCGCGTTTTCCGTACTCGCCGGTTGCTTTTTGGGTTGGTATTTTGGGTAATTTGAGTTCAAAAGCAGTGTGATTTATCTGACAGACCATGACTCATCCCTTTAGTAAAAGACTCTTACTTTGGCAGAGGActgggtggggtggggtgggctGCTCTCTTCCAAACCAACCCAGGTGTTGATAACGACACATGCATGTTCACCCCCCTCGACGCTCAGATTCCCCTTCATTTCCCCCTCCATCCCCATAAATGACCGTTCGATTGTTACACCCCCCACCCCCAAACAGAACCACGGTTGGCTACTCCCTCAAAAACTCTAACCATGGTTCTCTCAAGGTGCTTCTTTCCTCCGACCTAGTGTGTTAAGCCTTTTAACGTCAAGCTCTCCTCTGTGTGTGTATGAGGATGATACTGTTGGGTGTGTGCGTTTCAGAGTGCGAGAGATAGATTGAGATTGGGTCTGGGATTGAGATTTTCGATGAGACAGATGGTATCgactcactctcttttttcctaGAATCATTTTGTTGAGAATTTCTATTGAATGATGGGTGTATCAGATCCTGATTTCTACGAATTTTGATCTGTTTTActtcttttcttaaatttttattttcctttcctttttttgtggTCGTTGCAATCATCACTTACTTGATTTCAAAGATGATCACTCAAAaagcattttctttcttttctctcccgCTTTTTTGATCGAGAAAATTTGAGTTATTGTCGtctctttccctctttctctaTATGTTCAGATCTAAGCTATGTGAGAGAGTTTCGGTTTCTACGCCCCTCTAATCGGTTCTCTTTCACGTAGATCACATCTCATTTCACGTAGGATCTACCAAAATCCCTCCATTTTTTGTCCCGCAAGTCGTATTTTATAAACCCCGGGAAGGTTGTATTTTTCCGGGTAGATTGTGGGCCTTGGATTGGATGTTAAACAGGGATGAATTATTTTCCGGACGAGGTTTTAGAGCACGTTTTCGATTTCTTAACGTCACACAGGGACCGGAACGCGGTGTCTCTAGTGTGCAGTCTATGGTACAGAGTAGAAAGGTTTAGTAGGCAGAGAGTCTTCATAGGAAACTGTTATGCAATCAGTCCCGAGAAACTGATCACTAGGTTTCCGGGTCTCAAGTCGCTAACTTTGAAGGGGAAGCCTCATTTCGCAGACTTCAACTTGGTGCCGTACGATTGGGGAGGCTATGTGCAGCCTTGGATCGAAGCCTTGGCAAAGAGCAGGATTGGTTTGGAAGAGCTTAGGCTTAAGAGGATGGTGGTCTCGGATGACAGCCTCGAGCTTCTTTCGAGGTCTTTCGccaattttaaaactttggtGCTTGTTAGCTGTGAAGGTTTCACCACCGATGGCCTTGCAGCTATAGCTGCTAACTGTAGGTAATacaatttattgtttttttataaatatttttgaagctgtttcggCGTATTTGGTAGTTATCTGGCTTTGTTTTAGTCATTATCGTTAATTTTTCGACGATGGTTTGTGGATTTTGAATCTTCATATTGGGGTTTCTTTGACCGTCCCTTGTTTATGTACTAAAGAAGTGTACTTTGGTTAGTTTTTGAAGTGCCTTTATTGGACTGAACTAGATTGGCTTATTTTGTGATTTAGGAGGCTGTTTCTTGTTTTAgggtgtttttcttttgcaagcATTACTTGGACTTATTTTGTCGCATCATGATGTTGGCGTATGCTTCTCGAGTTAATGGATAATGTTTTTTGGCTGGGAGTTAAACTAAAGAAGCTAAAGTACTTATCCATTAAATGTTATGGCTGCtccatgtgatttttttaagtgTATGTGATCCAGATGTGTTTCCTTTTACTGCTATTACAAATACTCCTCGTGAGTTGGACTCGACTTTGGGTGTACATGCTTTCGAGTATGCTTCATGCTTCTCAATTTTTGTCTATCAATACGTGTATTTTATGCTATGATCGGCTGTTCCTTCTATCATCAATAGTTGCTTCCTTGTTTTGGATTATAATTGAGTTTCTGAGACGTGGCTTTTAACTGGggtatattttttagaattgaaaaTTTTCCTGCAAGATGTTCTCATGTCTGAATGATCATACACTGGGgtgcctttctttttctttttctttttctttttccttctctgtgGAAGGGACGGAAGGATAGGAGGGGAACGGGGTTTTGTGGAATGGGGTTGGGAATGGCACTGCAAGGAACCTACACTGGTGGTTAATGGTTAACAATGAATAGACTTGATGCTGATATGATATAGATTGTAATAAATGGTTATACTGagtttttgtttagaaattaatccctttttgtgctttccatttccttttgtttctccCATCCAGGTTTCTTAGGGAGTTGGACCtgcaagaaaatgaaattgatgACCATAGTGGGCATTGGCTTAGTTGCTTTCCTGACAGCTGCACATCACTCACCTCCCTGAATTTTGCTTGCCTTAAAGGAGAAATTAATTTAGCATCCCTTGAGAGACTTGTGGCAAGATCTCCTAATCTCAGGAGTTTGAGGTTAAACCGTGCTGTGCCTCTTGAGACGCTCCAAAAGATACTGATGCGAGCACCTTTACTAGTGGATTTAGGGACAGGTTCATATGTCCACGATCCTGATTCTGAGACCTACAATAAACTAAAGACTACCATTCTGAAATGTAAATCAATCAGAAATTTATCAGGGTTTTTGGAGGTTGCTCCTCGCTGCCTGCCAGCCATTTTCCCTATTTGCTTGAACCTGACCTCCTTGAACCTGAGCTATGCTGCAGGGATTCACGGTTCTGAGCTTATAAAACTAATTCGTCATTGTGCAAAACTTCAGCGCCTATGGGTATGATCTTTAAACCTCTGGAAAAAACTCGAAAGCTTTTTTATTCTCGTTTTAAACTGACAGCTTTTCATAATGGCTGCAGATACTGGATTGTATTGGAGACAAGGGACTAGAAGTTGTGGCTTCCACTTGTAATGAACTGCAGGAATTGAGGGTTTTCCCATCTGATCCCTTTGGGGTTGGGCATGACGCTGTAACAGAAAATGGCCTGGTTGCTATATCCATTGGTTGCCCAAAGCTTCATTCATTGCTATACTTCTGTCAGCAGATGACAAATGCTGCTCTCATAACCGTAGCAAGGAACTGTCCAAATTTTATTCGCTTTAGGCTGTGCATACTCGACCCTACCAGACCTGATCCCGTGACCATGAAGCCTTTAGATGATGGTTTTGGAGCAATTGTCCAGTCATGCAAGCTTCTTCGGCGGTTATCGCTATCTGGTCTTCTAACTGATCAGGTTTTCCTTTACATTGGGATGTATGCTGAGCAGCTTGAAATGCTCTCTGTTGCATTTGCTGGCGACAGCGACAAGGGAATGCTCTACGTGTTGAACGGGTGCAAGAAGCTTCGCAAGCTTGAGATCAGGGACTGCCCCTTTGGTAACATGGCACTTCTATCGGACGTGGGAAAGTATGAAACAATGCGATCCCTTTGGATGTCGTCCTGTGAAGTTACTCTTTGGGGCTGCAAGACACTTGCAAAGGTGATGCCAAGGCTTAATGTGGAGATAATAAACGAACAT harbors:
- the LOC121249094 gene encoding protein AUXIN SIGNALING F-BOX 2; translation: MNYFPDEVLEHVFDFLTSHRDRNAVSLVCSLWYRVERFSRQRVFIGNCYAISPEKLITRFPGLKSLTLKGKPHFADFNLVPYDWGGYVQPWIEALAKSRIGLEELRLKRMVVSDDSLELLSRSFANFKTLVLVSCEGFTTDGLAAIAANCRFLRELDLQENEIDDHSGHWLSCFPDSCTSLTSLNFACLKGEINLASLERLVARSPNLRSLRLNRAVPLETLQKILMRAPLLVDLGTGSYVHDPDSETYNKLKTTILKCKSIRNLSGFLEVAPRCLPAIFPICLNLTSLNLSYAAGIHGSELIKLIRHCAKLQRLWILDCIGDKGLEVVASTCNELQELRVFPSDPFGVGHDAVTENGLVAISIGCPKLHSLLYFCQQMTNAALITVARNCPNFIRFRLCILDPTRPDPVTMKPLDDGFGAIVQSCKLLRRLSLSGLLTDQVFLYIGMYAEQLEMLSVAFAGDSDKGMLYVLNGCKKLRKLEIRDCPFGNMALLSDVGKYETMRSLWMSSCEVTLWGCKTLAKVMPRLNVEIINEHDQMEICAEDGQRVEKMYLYRTLVGPRKDAPEFVWNL